The Dehalococcoidia bacterium genome window below encodes:
- a CDS encoding efflux RND transporter periplasmic adaptor subunit, protein MKVRGLRRAGIAGALVVLVVAACQQPQQAPASGPPQQQPTPARAVEVDIRPAQRGTIQASLSYTGDVRAKAQVAVIPRVAARVERVTVDIGSEVRRGDILVELDRSTLQAQLRQAQGNLQSAQARLESLQNPRPEDIAIARANLISAQERLDKLLNPPAAELEALRVAVANAEAVLKQAQAAYDRIAFEPDAGRRPEAVQLEQATNNYNAALANLRNRINPPQQDVDVARQAVVIAEEQLKKALQPVTEADLAAQRGVVTSAAAGVELAQINVNEATIRAPIDGVVADRPPPVGSTTSLQLPILTIVSKEVEIVLPVEETRLPDLTVGTPAIITVPAYPGQEISGTIASIAPTVDQRSRTVSVRVEPVTQDGKLRPGMFAQVRLVTRERPNVLIVPREAVVQRNNQNVVFTVVDGRARQTPVEVGVSDDRNIEIRSGIDQGVPVIVSGLTTLRDGDVVTPRPAGTPASGGR, encoded by the coding sequence ATGAAAGTTCGCGGCTTGAGGCGTGCCGGCATCGCCGGCGCGCTGGTTGTTCTGGTTGTGGCTGCCTGCCAGCAACCGCAACAGGCCCCTGCATCCGGCCCGCCCCAGCAACAGCCCACGCCCGCTCGCGCGGTCGAGGTCGATATCCGTCCCGCGCAGCGCGGCACGATCCAAGCCTCGCTCTCCTACACGGGTGATGTGCGCGCCAAAGCGCAGGTGGCCGTTATTCCGCGGGTTGCGGCGCGGGTCGAGCGCGTGACCGTTGACATCGGGTCGGAAGTGCGGCGGGGCGATATTCTTGTAGAGCTGGACCGCTCGACCCTTCAAGCTCAACTGCGCCAGGCGCAAGGCAACCTCCAGTCGGCCCAAGCTCGCCTCGAAAGCCTGCAGAACCCCCGTCCCGAAGATATCGCGATCGCGCGCGCGAATTTGATCAGCGCCCAAGAGCGGCTGGATAAGCTCCTCAATCCGCCTGCTGCCGAACTGGAAGCCCTGCGGGTGGCGGTCGCCAATGCCGAAGCAGTGCTGAAGCAAGCCCAAGCCGCCTATGACCGGATCGCTTTCGAGCCGGATGCGGGGCGTCGGCCGGAAGCAGTCCAGCTTGAACAGGCGACGAACAACTACAATGCGGCGCTCGCTAACCTGCGGAACCGGATCAATCCGCCCCAGCAGGATGTCGATGTGGCGCGCCAAGCCGTAGTTATCGCCGAAGAGCAGCTGAAAAAAGCGCTTCAGCCGGTGACAGAGGCCGACCTTGCAGCGCAGCGGGGCGTCGTGACGAGTGCGGCCGCTGGGGTTGAGCTGGCGCAAATCAATGTCAACGAGGCGACGATCCGCGCGCCGATCGACGGCGTCGTCGCAGACCGGCCTCCTCCCGTCGGCTCGACGACCTCCCTGCAGCTGCCAATCCTCACGATTGTCTCTAAGGAGGTCGAGATCGTCCTGCCGGTTGAGGAGACGCGCTTGCCGGACCTCACCGTTGGCACGCCGGCGATCATCACTGTCCCTGCCTACCCCGGCCAGGAGATTAGCGGAACGATCGCGAGCATCGCGCCGACAGTCGACCAGCGCAGTCGCACCGTGTCGGTGCGCGTCGAGCCAGTCACGCAGGATGGGAAGCTCCGGCCGGGCATGTTCGCGCAGGTGCGGCTCGTCACCCGCGAGCGGCCGAATGTCCTGATTGTCCCGCGTGAGGCGGTGGTGCAGCGGAACAACCAAAACGTCGTCTTTACCGTGGTGGACGGCCGAGCGCGGCAAACCCCGGTGGAGGTCGGGGTGTCCGACGACCGCAATATCGAAATCCGCAGCGGCATTGATCAAGGGGTGCCGGTCATCGTCTCCGGGCTCACAACGCTGCGGGATGGGGATGTTGTGACGCCGCGGCCGGCGGGCACGCCGGCCTCGGGAGGACGCTGA
- the gcvPA gene encoding aminomethyl-transferring glycine dehydrogenase subunit GcvPA, with product MTTVEPQTTRRLRTSYVPHTDEDRRQMLEAIGVASIEDLFVDIPAALRNPPLRLPEGMSELEILAHLERLADRNMPLDRIPSFLGAGAYRHFIPSAVWQLVSRSEFYTSYTPYQPEVSQGTLQAMYEFQSFVALLTGMDVANASVYDGASGLAEAALMAVRITGRPRVAVAASVHPDYLRTVETYLVPQGIAVERFDPASPPEAQELACLAIQQPSFEGFLVPVDRVGDAARAGGALFVVSVDALSLGLLRPPGAYGADIVVGEAQSCGVPLQFGGPYVGIFACKQKYIRQLPGRLVGATVDHEGRRGYVLTLQAREQHIRRERATSNICTSQGLMALAATIYLALLGKEGVREVAELCYHKAHYAASLLTSIPGVTLARPEPFWCEFTLQLPLSPTEVNRRLLERGIIGGLDISDRIPNGWLVCVTEVNSREEIERLAAETRAIVEGR from the coding sequence GTGACGACTGTCGAACCGCAGACGACCCGCCGCTTGCGCACGAGTTACGTGCCGCATACCGACGAGGATCGCCGCCAGATGCTGGAGGCGATCGGTGTCGCGTCGATCGAGGACTTGTTCGTCGACATTCCCGCCGCGCTGCGCAATCCGCCACTGCGCCTTCCGGAAGGGATGTCGGAACTGGAGATCCTCGCCCATCTTGAGCGGCTGGCAGACCGGAATATGCCCCTCGACCGGATACCGTCGTTCTTGGGCGCGGGCGCCTACCGCCACTTCATTCCGAGCGCGGTCTGGCAGCTTGTCAGCCGCAGCGAGTTCTACACCTCGTACACGCCCTATCAGCCGGAGGTGTCGCAGGGCACGCTCCAAGCGATGTACGAATTCCAGTCATTTGTCGCTCTCCTCACGGGCATGGACGTTGCCAACGCCTCGGTCTACGACGGCGCGAGCGGGCTTGCCGAGGCAGCGCTGATGGCGGTGCGCATCACTGGCCGGCCGCGGGTGGCAGTGGCAGCGAGTGTCCATCCGGATTACCTTCGCACTGTCGAAACCTATCTTGTCCCGCAGGGGATCGCCGTTGAACGCTTTGACCCGGCGTCTCCCCCAGAGGCGCAGGAGCTTGCCTGCCTCGCCATTCAGCAGCCGTCGTTTGAAGGGTTTCTCGTCCCCGTCGATCGCGTTGGGGATGCCGCGCGCGCTGGCGGCGCGCTTTTCGTCGTATCGGTCGACGCGCTCTCGCTTGGGCTGCTGCGGCCGCCGGGCGCTTATGGAGCCGATATCGTCGTCGGTGAGGCGCAGTCCTGCGGCGTGCCGCTTCAGTTTGGCGGTCCCTATGTCGGGATCTTCGCCTGCAAGCAGAAGTACATCCGTCAGCTGCCGGGACGGCTCGTCGGGGCGACGGTCGATCACGAGGGACGGCGCGGCTATGTGCTGACGCTCCAGGCGCGGGAGCAGCACATCCGCCGCGAGCGGGCGACGAGCAACATCTGCACCAGCCAAGGGCTGATGGCGCTGGCGGCGACGATCTACCTCGCGCTGCTCGGCAAAGAGGGGGTCCGCGAGGTGGCGGAGCTGTGCTATCACAAAGCTCACTATGCTGCCTCGCTGCTGACGAGTATCCCGGGCGTCACGCTGGCGCGGCCGGAGCCGTTCTGGTGCGAATTCACCCTCCAGCTGCCGCTCTCGCCAACCGAGGTGAACCGGCGGCTGCTTGAACGCGGCATCATCGGCGGGCTGGACATCTCCGACCGCATTCCCAATGGCTGGCTCGTCTGCGTCACCGAAGTGAACAGCCGTGAAGAGATCGAGCGGCTCGCAGCCGAAACCCGAGCGATCGTGGAGGGACGATGA
- a CDS encoding MarR family transcriptional regulator, translating to MTTNEERAADTEAIIRLIRHHADLLQATIDPDEPTLFDLSMAQFRTLLTIDHTQPATISELARRMGVGLPAASHLVDRLVTAGFVERADDPADRRRTIARLSPSGQALVDRFKHGPLHAVRAALGRLDAPTLRALRRGLEALVAAQQAVADEHRRERAPHPASDIREDLSRKPLHAFPADLGRGPEGKGNR from the coding sequence ATGACGACGAACGAGGAACGCGCCGCCGACACCGAGGCCATCATCCGCTTGATCCGCCACCATGCGGACCTGCTCCAAGCGACGATCGACCCGGATGAGCCGACGTTGTTCGACCTGTCGATGGCCCAGTTCCGCACCCTCCTCACTATCGACCACACCCAGCCAGCGACAATCAGCGAGCTCGCGCGCCGGATGGGCGTCGGGCTGCCGGCCGCAAGCCACCTCGTCGACCGGCTTGTCACTGCTGGGTTCGTTGAACGCGCCGACGATCCTGCCGATCGCCGCCGCACGATCGCGCGGCTCAGTCCCTCCGGGCAAGCGCTCGTCGACCGCTTCAAGCATGGGCCGCTTCACGCCGTGCGCGCCGCGCTCGGCCGGCTCGACGCGCCAACGCTCCGCGCTTTGCGTCGCGGGCTCGAAGCGCTGGTCGCCGCTCAGCAGGCGGTCGCCGACGAGCATCGCCGTGAGCGCGCTCCGCACCCTGCCTCAGACATACGGGAGGACCTCTCGCGTAAACCGCTCCACGCGTTCCCGGCTGACCTCGGGCGAGGACCGGAAGGAAAAGGCAACCGATAA
- the gcvPB gene encoding aminomethyl-transferring glycine dehydrogenase subunit GcvPB, which translates to MSEPVIFERSRPGRRGVALPRLDVPEAPPLPPEFLREDLPLPEVSELDVVRHYVRLSQLNFAIDSVFYPLGSCTMKYNPKVHEEAARLRGFQQIHPLQPAETVQGALELMYNLQEALGEISGLPAVSLQPAAGAQGELTGILMIRAYHRDRGEMDRTVVLVPESAHGTNPATAAMAGFTVKPIRADREGNVDLDQLRALLGPDVAAMMLTQPSTLGLFDPNIEEIARLVHENGALLYGDGANLNAILGKVKPGDCGFDVLHINLHKTFTTPHGGGGPGAGPVCASAALADYLPDPVVGRQGDEYVFLHPPKSIGKMRAFYGHFGMAVRAYAYIRSLGAEGLREVSEHAVLNANYIRARLRDLYDLPYDRICMHEVVFSGSRQKQQHGVRTLDIAKRLIDYGYHPPTIYFPLVVDEALMIEPTETESKETLDGFIEAMRAIAAEAATDPDLLRSAPTTTPVGRLDEAQAARRPDVRWQP; encoded by the coding sequence ATGAGCGAGCCGGTCATCTTTGAGCGCTCGCGTCCTGGCCGGCGCGGGGTGGCCTTGCCGCGCTTGGATGTGCCGGAAGCGCCGCCGCTTCCTCCCGAGTTCCTGCGCGAGGACCTGCCGCTGCCGGAGGTGAGTGAGCTCGATGTCGTCCGCCATTATGTCCGGCTGTCGCAGCTGAATTTCGCGATCGATAGCGTCTTCTACCCGCTCGGCTCCTGCACGATGAAGTACAACCCGAAGGTGCATGAAGAGGCAGCGCGGCTGCGGGGCTTTCAGCAGATCCACCCGCTTCAGCCGGCCGAGACCGTCCAAGGCGCGCTCGAGCTGATGTACAACCTGCAGGAAGCGCTCGGTGAAATCAGCGGCCTGCCCGCCGTATCGCTCCAGCCGGCAGCGGGGGCCCAAGGCGAACTGACCGGCATCCTGATGATCCGTGCCTATCACCGCGATCGCGGCGAGATGGACCGTACGGTTGTCCTTGTGCCGGAGTCGGCGCACGGCACGAACCCGGCGACGGCCGCCATGGCGGGCTTCACCGTCAAGCCGATCCGCGCCGATCGCGAGGGGAATGTCGACCTCGATCAATTGCGCGCGCTCCTCGGGCCGGATGTGGCGGCGATGATGCTCACCCAGCCGAGCACGCTCGGCCTGTTTGACCCGAACATCGAGGAGATCGCTCGCCTCGTCCATGAGAACGGGGCGCTCCTCTATGGCGATGGCGCCAATCTGAATGCCATTCTCGGGAAGGTGAAGCCGGGCGACTGCGGCTTCGATGTCCTCCACATCAACTTGCACAAGACCTTTACCACGCCGCACGGCGGCGGCGGGCCGGGCGCAGGACCGGTCTGCGCCTCCGCGGCGCTCGCGGACTACCTGCCCGACCCGGTGGTGGGGCGCCAAGGGGATGAGTACGTCTTCCTCCATCCGCCGAAGTCGATCGGCAAGATGCGCGCTTTCTACGGCCATTTCGGCATGGCGGTTCGGGCGTATGCCTATATTCGCTCGCTCGGGGCGGAGGGCCTGCGGGAAGTGAGCGAGCACGCGGTGCTGAACGCAAACTACATTCGGGCGCGGCTTCGCGATCTGTACGACCTGCCGTATGACCGGATCTGCATGCACGAGGTCGTCTTCTCCGGCAGCCGCCAGAAACAGCAGCATGGCGTGCGGACGCTCGATATCGCCAAACGCCTGATCGACTACGGCTACCATCCCCCGACGATCTACTTCCCGCTTGTCGTCGATGAAGCGCTGATGATCGAGCCGACCGAGACCGAAAGCAAGGAGACCTTAGACGGCTTCATCGAGGCGATGCGCGCAATCGCCGCCGAAGCGGCCACTGACCCCGACCTCTTGCGGTCCGCGCCAACGACCACGCCGGTCGGACGCCTCGACGAGGCGCAGGCCGCTCGCCGTCCCGACGTGCGCTGGCAGCCGTAG
- a CDS encoding LLM class flavin-dependent oxidoreductase, whose amino-acid sequence MKIGIAASLRIKAGASWDEAVDYLTWLAWYGDTHGYANLWMTEHHFTEQAGAGSPAVMLGYLAARTSRLRLGGAVMLVPFYHPIRLAEELLLVDRLSQGRLDIGIGRGHSPLETAVLCPDPDRAVELFEDGVAVLEAAFRGESFRFDGAYWRFPEIRVFPPPVQRRGEDGSGPPFYMPVTSPRSIEFAARHGIIPLVGYREPRQATEALKQYAAAARAAGHDEARIAWLLERVATNRFVLVADTRAEAEALTRAELAYPSYSHWMYGLPVGDPRFQPLLPESLPPLDVPADELAGVAIFGTRDDVIDQIRALEAVGVRHLSVAFSFRSSPEVSRERVERFTREVLPYV is encoded by the coding sequence ATGAAGATCGGGATTGCGGCGAGCCTGCGCATCAAGGCCGGCGCAAGCTGGGACGAGGCGGTGGACTATCTCACCTGGCTCGCCTGGTACGGCGACACACACGGCTACGCGAACCTGTGGATGACGGAGCATCATTTCACTGAGCAGGCGGGGGCGGGGTCGCCGGCGGTGATGCTGGGCTACCTTGCAGCGCGCACCAGCCGCCTCCGGCTTGGCGGCGCCGTGATGCTCGTGCCGTTCTATCATCCCATCCGCCTTGCTGAGGAGCTGCTCCTCGTCGACCGGCTGTCGCAAGGCCGGCTCGACATCGGTATTGGGCGCGGCCATTCGCCGCTTGAGACCGCAGTGCTCTGCCCCGACCCTGACCGGGCGGTCGAGCTGTTCGAGGATGGCGTCGCAGTGCTTGAAGCGGCGTTCCGCGGGGAGTCGTTCCGCTTCGACGGGGCGTACTGGCGCTTTCCGGAGATCCGGGTCTTCCCGCCGCCGGTGCAGCGCCGCGGCGAGGATGGCAGCGGCCCGCCGTTCTACATGCCCGTCACCTCGCCCCGGTCGATCGAGTTTGCGGCGCGTCATGGGATCATCCCTCTGGTCGGCTATCGCGAGCCGCGTCAAGCGACCGAAGCGCTCAAGCAGTATGCTGCGGCCGCGCGGGCGGCGGGCCACGATGAAGCGCGGATTGCCTGGCTGCTGGAGCGGGTAGCGACCAATCGCTTTGTGCTCGTCGCCGATACTCGCGCCGAGGCGGAGGCGCTGACGCGCGCCGAACTCGCCTACCCCAGCTATTCTCACTGGATGTACGGGCTTCCTGTCGGCGACCCGCGGTTCCAGCCTCTCCTGCCGGAGTCGCTGCCGCCGCTCGATGTGCCAGCAGACGAGCTTGCCGGGGTTGCCATCTTTGGAACGCGCGACGACGTGATTGATCAGATCCGGGCGCTCGAGGCGGTAGGGGTCCGCCATTTATCGGTTGCCTTTTCCTTCCGGTCCTCGCCCGAGGTCAGCCGGGAACGCGTGGAGCGGTTTACGCGAGAGGTCCTCCCGTATGTCTGA
- the gcvH gene encoding glycine cleavage system protein GcvH gives MNIPEDLGYTKEHEWVRFNDDGTVTMGITEFASEQLGDVVYIDLPAVGTQVKQFEKFGEIESVKAVSELFSAMSGEVIEVNEKLSEQPELVNTDPYGAGWMLRVRPSNPAERENLLTAAAYGALTA, from the coding sequence GTGAACATCCCGGAAGATCTTGGGTACACCAAAGAGCACGAATGGGTTCGGTTCAACGACGATGGCACGGTGACGATGGGGATCACCGAGTTTGCAAGCGAGCAGCTTGGTGATGTGGTCTACATCGATCTCCCCGCCGTCGGCACGCAGGTGAAGCAGTTCGAGAAGTTCGGCGAGATCGAATCGGTCAAAGCCGTCTCGGAGCTGTTCTCGGCCATGTCAGGCGAGGTGATCGAGGTGAACGAGAAGCTGAGCGAGCAGCCTGAGCTCGTCAATACTGACCCGTACGGCGCAGGCTGGATGCTCCGGGTCCGGCCGTCGAACCCGGCCGAACGGGAGAACCTGCTCACCGCTGCCGCCTATGGAGCGCTCACCGCGTGA
- a CDS encoding MarR family transcriptional regulator: MAARPAEQSGAYREAVAVSEVVMPLFLELVVALFGLSSSDWAALPLTMPQFKVLALLVRGETPTVSEVARLLQVTPPTASGILDRLEEKGLIVREEDPVDRRVVHVRLSADRRALLRQLFPLSERRLNDRVDHLPPDERARLAAALRDVLAALALPAGERTSAPLESRS, translated from the coding sequence ATGGCTGCGCGTCCGGCCGAGCAGTCCGGGGCGTACCGTGAGGCTGTCGCCGTGTCTGAAGTGGTGATGCCGCTTTTCCTCGAACTCGTTGTGGCGTTGTTCGGTCTCTCCTCGTCAGATTGGGCGGCGCTGCCGCTCACCATGCCGCAGTTCAAAGTGCTGGCGCTTCTGGTGCGCGGGGAGACCCCGACCGTCTCGGAAGTGGCCCGCTTGCTGCAGGTGACCCCGCCTACCGCCTCGGGCATTCTTGACCGCCTCGAAGAGAAGGGGCTGATCGTCCGCGAGGAAGACCCAGTTGACCGCCGGGTCGTGCATGTCCGACTGAGCGCCGATCGGCGGGCGCTTCTGCGCCAGCTGTTTCCGTTGAGCGAGCGACGGCTCAACGACCGGGTTGACCACTTGCCTCCGGACGAGCGCGCTCGGCTGGCGGCGGCGCTGCGGGACGTGCTTGCGGCGCTCGCCCTGCCCGCTGGAGAACGAACGTCCGCCCCCTTGGAGTCCCGTTCATGA